The Plasmodium vinckei vinckei genome assembly, chromosome: PVVCY_14 genome window below encodes:
- a CDS encoding 3-hydroxyisobutyryl-coenzyme A hydrolase, putative codes for MLNQRKCFHLSILKLKNISHIKKLKWNEINSSDKNYLFTCTNFEKKKPHVKNLVTYENKNAKSFYKYSNNSNLHTNTQKVENNNKNVLSKKMENTNENINLNKRYISDEPNKDDNFRNAEKEKNNELDRYNMENMNDGIKSKNGNCDDIIDLTLSDVWSKKTLIVEYKNNIFEIILNRKEKLNAINKDMINGLLNMVKSLSNDDRCNLIVIRSINQNCFCSGSDVKDIVQNKEQGINHLKQLYKYINFISKINKNVLCIWNGYAMGGGLGISMYTKYRIINTKVIFAMPENKIGFFPDVGSCYFLKKHFPRNIALHIGLTSLRLNEIDLINFKVCTNYIENIDSFLNELYNIKKEVPNKFNEELIKILNKYPPKVNINAKPVLTEELISNIDKYYTSANTLEELINNLKNDEDNNNFCKQLLSDINANCYFSCQLWFSYFIYNYDKSMEEVLDNDFKMTQYFLYHTNTFEKGVTEVLIKKNKNFQWSKDHENNPVQLEETIEDILMNKNLLSIKDEFI; via the coding sequence ATGCTAAATCAAAGGAAATGTTTCCATCTcagtatattaaaattaaaaaatatttctcatataaaaaaattgaaatggaatgaaataaattctAGTGATAAAAACTATTTGTTTACATGTACAAACtttgaaaagaaaaaaccACACGTGAAAAATTTGGTGacttatgaaaataaaaacgcAAAAAGtttctataaatattctaataatagtaatttGCATACTAATACACAGAAagtagaaaataataataaaaatgtattatctaaaaaaatggaaaatacaaatgaaaatattaatctGAACAAGCGATATATATCTGACGAACCTAACAAAGATGATAATTTTAGGAATGCtgaaaaagagaaaaataatgaattagatagatataatatggaaaatatgAATGATGGCATAAAATCAAAGAATGGTAACTGTGATGATATTATAGATCTAACCCTATCTGATGTATGgtcaaaaaaaacattaatagtagaatataaaaacaacatattcgaaataatattaaataggaaagaaaaattgaatgctataaataaagatatgATTAATGGATTATTGAATATGGTAAAAAGTTTAAGTAATGATGATAGATGTAATTTGATAGTAATAAGAAGCATCAACcaaaattgtttttgttCAGGTTCAGATGTAAAAGATATTGTTCAGAATAAAGAGCAAGGGataaatcatttaaaacaactttataagtatattaattttatttcaaaaatcaataaaaatgtattatgcATATGGAATGGATATGCTATGGGTGGGGGGTTAGGTATATCTatgtatacaaaatatCGAATCATAAATACAAAGGTAATATTTGCTATGccagaaaataaaataggtTTTTTCCCTGATGTTGGAAgctgttattttttaaaaaaacattttccACGAAATATTGCTTTACATATAGGATTAACATCGTTACGATTAAATGAAATTGATTTAATTAACTTTAAAGTGTGTACTaattatatagaaaatatagacTCATTCTTgaatgaattatataatattaaaaaagaagtcccaaataaatttaatgaagaacttattaaaattttaaataaatacccCCCAAAAGTTAATATTAATGCAAAACCAGTATTAACAGAAGAATTAATTAGTAATATTGACAAGTATTATACATCTGCCAATACTTTAGaggaattaataaataatttaaaaaatgatgaagataataataatttttgtaaacaATTATTGTCAGATATAAATGCTAATTGCTATTTTAGCTGTCAATTATGGTtctcatattttatatataactatGACAAATCTATGGAAGAAGTATTAGATAACGATTTTAAAATGACCcagtattttttatatcacaCTAATACATTTGAAAAGGGAGTAACTGaagtattaataaaaaaaaataaaaattttcagTGGAGTAAGGACCACGAAAATAATCCTGTGCAATTGGAAGAAACTATTGAAGatattttaatgaataaaaatttactgTCTATTAAAGatgaatttatataa
- a CDS encoding vacuolar protein sorting-associated protein 16, putative gives MNTNEWENIDNTYYGKKKVSNMLWANEDVLKDSTICSGKLGLIAILRNKDKFDIYKKEDNLRIYTNIGRLISSCLLNYEKLICMGWNKDNDLIFLFDDNIVRVYSCFCEKKYVFSLDDNIKNEGILYGKIIDEGIIIITEKLNIYVNYYFSGSNCVRYPYIDLKDEPSGVWAVDEDQLNDDLNFENNYFENRTSNNLMKINLKSYITNPFDFKKGSPNENATVSSNNVLTECKEDYRISWTDETKSFPSTGINNNNSDDKNGNKKKLKKSEKTKKRKSLIKISAYDLNKRDKQNNIINNKPKETKELNIHLIITLHNGGFVLLNKHRFKYYDTDYPHPYINMCVSKSGGIIAFLSDNGIIKIYLTKNLNNCIEETVLDNKKNIKQIVWCGDDCLAVYTPLITPSNYIQHMLFIGGPKNQWIPYQYRSHLYLVGDIYGVKIISNEYLEYISRIRKSTFNIFSIGSCTSSAMLFYSYEKYANGSICLDDEIRAFNDNLDIAIEECLNASTHEYDENVINMLLKAALFGKNFMKFNYSSKKTILYCLYLRICMNVRKPPLDIYITAAELEYMSIPKFVQYIAKRKEYFLAYRICEYAGINTDNILIEWCKEKIEKSIELTDEQLCAAIIDKIGDKKNMNYSYIAFIAAKCLRPQLATIIVQYEENKKKQIEMLIKLANYSLSMEKAILSKDIELVYLCITNILNKEQVNANGEKEFNTLIDIFNQNIHAYNCFYAYCNKTKQYNLLKEFYEKNGQHSKAAFVTLQLALSKKNVEQKKTWLAYSAGFLTTDNMDSHIGFVHTSIMNNIDLLNYQKELEMKYNKKSVIGYPHKILGLSLMKTVEYTLAVGEFLDADHLFKRFKISEPKFWRCKIYTLAKHKYFDELYNFANYRVSPIGMDYFIECVYEFGSAPLTVKFIQKIKDLNTQHKWFMKYNMQAEADQVLEDIKTKKNTPTSLFQTITDAISSMR, from the coding sequence ATGAATACAAATGAATGGGAAAATATTGACAATACCTACTatgggaaaaaaaaagtaagtAATATGCTGTGGGCGAACGAAGACGTACTAAAGGATAGTACTATTTGTTCAGGAAAATTAGGACTAATCGCCATTTTAcgaaataaagataaatttGATATTTATAAGAAAGAAGATAATTTAAGAATATACACAAACATAGGTAGATTAATATCTAGTTGTCTgttaaattatgaaaagTTAATATGTATGGGTTGGAATAAAGATAATGatctaatttttctttttgatGATAATATAGTTCGAGTATATTCATGCttttgtgaaaaaaaatatgttttttctttagacgataatattaaaaatgaaggtatattatatggaaaaataattgatgaaggtattattataataactgaaaaattaaatatatatgttaattattattttagtGGCAGCAATTGTGTTAGATATCCGTATATAGATTTAAAAGACGAACCGAGCGGTGTATGGGCAGTAGATGAAGATCAATTAAATGACgatttaaattttgaaaataactattttgaaaatagaactagtaataatttaatgaaaataaatttaaaaagttatattaCAAATCCTTTTGATTTTAAAAAGGGAAGTCCTAATGAAAATGCAACAGTATCAAGTAATAATGTGCTCACTGAATGCAAGGAGGATTATAGAATATCATGGACTGACGAAACAAAATCATTTCCATCCACTGGtattaacaataataattctgATGATAAGAAtggaaacaaaaaaaagttaaaaaaaagtgagaaaacaaaaaaaagaaaatctttaataaaaatatcggCATATGATCTAAATAAACGAGACaaacaaaacaatataataaataataaacccaaagaaacaaaagaattaaatatacatttgaTAATAACACTACATAATGGAggatttgtattattaaataaacatcgatttaaatattatgatacAGATTATCCTCAcccatatattaatatgtgTGTATCAAAATCTGGGGGTATTATAGCATTTTTATCAGACAATggtattataaaaatatatttaactaaaaatttaaataattgcATTGAAGAAACAGTTttagataataaaaaaaatataaaacaaatcgTATGGTGTGGCGATGATTGTCTAGCAGTATATACTCCATTAATCACACCTTCTAATTACATACAACATATGTTATTTATTGGTGGGCCTAAAAATCAATGGATTCCTTATCAATATAGAAGCCATTTATACCTTGTAGGAGATATATATGGtgttaaaataataagtaaTGAATATTTAGAATATATAAGTAGAATAAGAAAATCGAcatttaacatttttagtATAGGCAGTTGTACTTCTTCAGCAAtgcttttttattcttatgaaaaatatgcaaatgGAAGTATATGTTTAGATGATGAAATTAGAGCATTTAATGATAATCTTGATATTGCTATTGAAGAATGTTTAAATGCTTCTACTCATgaatatgatgaaaatgttATTAATATGCTACTTAAAGCTGCCCTTTTTggtaaaaattttatgaaatttAATTACTCCAGCaaaaaaactattttatattgctTATATTTACGTATTTGTATGAATGTTAGAAAACCACCATTAGATATTTACATTACAGCAGCAGAACTAGAATACATGAGTATACCAAAATTTGTTCAATACATTGCAAAAAGAAAGGAATATTTCCTAGCTTATCGAATTTGTGAATATGCAGGGATTAATACGGATAATATACTAATTGAATGgtgtaaagaaaaaatagaaaaatccATTGAATTAACTGATGAGCAATTATGTGCAGCTATAATTGATAAAATaggtgataaaaaaaatatgaactaTTCCTATATAGCATTCATTGCGGCTAAATGTTTAAGACCCCAACTCGCTACCATAATAGTTCaatatgaagaaaataaaaaaaagcaaatagaaatgttaataaaattagcTAACTATAGTTTATCAATGGAAAAAGCCATTCTTTCAAAAGATATTGAActtgtttatttatgtattacaaatattttaaataaagaacAAGTTAATGCAAATGGGGAAAAGGAATTTAATACATTAATAGATATTtttaatcaaaatatacatGCATACAACTGTTTTTATGCTTATTGtaacaaaacaaaacaGTATAATTTACTTAAAgaattttatgaaaaaaatggtcAACATTCAAAAGCTGCTTTTGTCACATTACAGTTGGCactttcaaaaaaaaatgttgaacaaaaaaaaacatggcTAGCTTATTCGGCAGGGTTTTTGACAACTGATAATATGGATAGCCATATAGGATTTGTTCACACATCtataatgaataatattgatttattaaattatcaaaaagagttagaaatgaaatataataaaaagtcTGTAATAGGGTACcctcataaaatattaggTTTGTCATTAATGAAAACAGTAGAATATACATTAGCAGTTGGTGAATTTTTAGATGCCgatcatttatttaaaaggtTCAAAATATCAGAACCAAAATTTTGGAGatgcaaaatatatacattagccaaacataaatattttgatgaATTATACAACTTTGCAAATTATAGAGTTTCACCAATTGGTATGGATTATTTTATAGAATGTGTGTATGAATTTGGTTCGGCTCCATTGACCGTTAAATTTatccaaaaaattaaagatcTAAATACTCAACATAAATGGtttatgaaatataatatgcaaGCCGAAGCAGATCAAGTGTTAGAAGacataaaaacaaaaaaaaatacaccCACATCACTGTTCCAAACAATAACAGATGCAATATCGAGCATGAGATAA
- a CDS encoding polyadenylation factor subunit 2, putative — protein sequence MFNDEQYASSYYPTKLGIDRPAVDFNSSICNFIKSDIYKRKFERRLYVNHPIYLRRIKPLFCYSNMIDRFDGVLSHLAFSCLNKSKGAISSLKWFNDGKRLLTGTQLSELAIWNGVYFNFEDMKRIPIGGGAVSCLEWSKNDNVFAGNSLGQIVILSSALNLLDNYAFEGLTKCVLDISLSCCNTKLAGCSDTCDPMIWDIKTRKVIKSLKCKNIDTNNTSCLSWNPINDIVASGNRTQTISLWDIRVTKPIISINAHKANVNKVKWNYNGIYLLSCSKDSLIKLWDIRNFKLLHSYKNDNIINTTSTTTTSRFTANYEPTYITWNPIQNHIFASADNKGNIKFYNTNDNRCTQTISFAHGIDKPCSITLLDWNPFGHLLTSFGDDKLLKFWSASSCDAIISKEIDAKQLTSIYNGGTFPNSRYVNDENMLDVSSNQSIKDSDEENYTKNTLNDNFYKKINKKRRKGKRKHTSNINLKETT from the exons ATGTTTAATGACGAGCAATATGCAAGCAGTTACTATCCTACCAAGTTGGGGATAGATAGGCCCGCAGTTGACTTTAATTCATCAA TTTGCAACTTTATAAAGAGTGACATATACAAGAGAAAATTCGAAAGAAGGCTATACGTGAATCATCCAATATACTTACGAAGAATAAAACCATTATTTTGCTACAGTAATATGATAGATAGATTTGATGGTGTATTATCACATTTAGCATTTTCATGcttaaataaaagtaaaggAGCAATATCAAGCTTAAAATGGTTTAATGATGGTAAAAGGCTATTAACAGGCACCCAATTAAGTGAATTAGCTATTTGGAATGGagtatattttaattttgagGATATGAAAAGAATACCAATTGGTGGAGGCGCTGTTTCATGCTTAGAATGGTCTAAAAACGATAATGTATTTGCAGGAAATTCTTTAGGGCAAATAGTTATATTATCTTCTgcattaaatttattagatAACTATGCTTTTGAAGGTTTAACGAAATGTGTACTAGATATAAGCTTATCGTGCTGTAATACTAAATTAGCCGGATGTTCAGATACATGTGATCCTATGATTTGGGACATAAAAACTCGAAAAGTTATAAAATCtttaaaatgtaaaaatatcgATACTAACAATACTAGCTGCTTATCATGGAATCcaataaatgatatagTAGCTAGTGGAAATAGAACCCAAACAATTTCTTTATGGGATATAAGAGTTACTAAACCTATTATCTCTATAAATGCCCATAAAGCAAATGTTAATAAAGTAAAATGGAATTATAACggtatttatttattaagttGTAGTAAAGATAgtttaattaaattgtgGGATATtagaaattttaaattattacattcttataaaaatgacaatattattaatactaCATCTACTACTACTACTTCTAGATTTACTGCAAATTATGAACCTACATATATCACATGGAACCCAATACAAAATCATATTTTCGCTAGCGCAGATAATaaaggaaatataaaattttataatactaATGACAATAGATGTACACAAACGATATCATTTGCGCATGGTATAGATAAGCCATGTTCTATTACATTATTAGATTGGAACCCATTTGGGCATTTACTTACATCTTTTGGAgatgataaattattaaaattttggTCTGCATCTAGTTGTGATGCTATTATTTCAAAAGAAATAGATGCAAAGCAGTTAACCAGTATATATAACGGTGGAACTTTTCCTAATTCTCGATATgttaatgatgaaaatatgcTAGATGTCAGCAGTAATCAATCGATTAAAGATTCAGATGAAGAAAATTACACGAAAAATactttaaatgataatttttacaaaaaaattaataaaaaacggCGTAAAGGAAAACGTAAACATACATcgaatataaatttaaaagagACAACATGA